Proteins found in one Candidatus Deferrimicrobium sp. genomic segment:
- a CDS encoding 3-hydroxyacyl-CoA dehydrogenase family protein, producing the protein MNVEEIKTVGVVGAGSMGTGIIQVAAQSGFEVKAVDVDDAACARASKAIAKILERLVAKEKITEEQKKQVLGRISFSTDVATLKGVPFLFEAVFESVDVKKAIFEKLDAICGDEVIYATNTSSLSITEMASLVKRPAKFIGMHFFNPVPVMKLVEVIPALQTGQETTDLALAMAKKLGKTAITCKDTPGFVVNRLLVPYMLDAARILEGGVASAEDIDTAMKLGCGMPMGPFELMDYTGVEISYYVGEIFHNYTKEARFAPPGLVRNMVKAGYLGKKTGKGFYDYPAK; encoded by the coding sequence ATGAACGTGGAGGAGATCAAGACCGTAGGGGTCGTGGGCGCCGGCAGCATGGGGACGGGGATCATCCAGGTCGCGGCCCAGTCGGGATTCGAGGTCAAGGCGGTGGACGTCGATGACGCGGCCTGCGCGAGGGCGTCGAAGGCGATCGCGAAGATCCTCGAACGACTGGTCGCGAAGGAGAAGATCACCGAGGAGCAGAAGAAGCAGGTTCTGGGCCGGATCAGCTTTTCGACCGACGTCGCCACCCTGAAGGGCGTCCCCTTTCTCTTCGAGGCGGTCTTCGAGAGCGTCGACGTGAAGAAGGCGATCTTCGAGAAGCTCGACGCGATCTGCGGCGACGAGGTGATCTATGCGACCAACACCTCTTCCCTTTCGATCACAGAGATGGCCTCCCTCGTGAAGAGACCCGCGAAGTTCATCGGCATGCACTTCTTCAACCCGGTTCCGGTGATGAAGCTGGTCGAGGTGATCCCCGCCCTGCAGACCGGACAGGAAACCACCGATCTGGCGCTGGCGATGGCGAAAAAGCTCGGAAAGACCGCCATCACCTGCAAGGACACCCCCGGCTTCGTCGTGAATCGGCTTCTCGTCCCGTATATGCTCGACGCGGCCCGTATTCTCGAGGGGGGGGTCGCGTCGGCCGAGGATATCGACACGGCGATGAAGCTCGGATGCGGCATGCCGATGGGTCCCTTCGAACTCATGGACTACACCGGCGTGGAAATCTCCTATTATGTGGGGGAGATCTTCCATAATTACACGAAGGAGGCCCGGTTCGCCCCTCCCGGCCTGGTGCGGAATATGGTGAAGGCCGGGTACCTCGGGAAGAAGACCGGCAAAGGATTCTACGACTACCCGGCGAAGTAG